A genomic segment from Castor canadensis chromosome 1, mCasCan1.hap1v2, whole genome shotgun sequence encodes:
- the LOC109695903 gene encoding LOW QUALITY PROTEIN: olfactory receptor 5AN6-like (The sequence of the model RefSeq protein was modified relative to this genomic sequence to represent the inferred CDS: inserted 1 base in 1 codon; deleted 2 bases in 1 codon): FILLGFLDFPMLKIVLFVTFMGTYLSTAFWNLGLIILIGVDPYLHTPMYFFLSNLSFLDLCYVTSTTPKMLSDFFRKYKSISFMGCPMQYFFFSSLGLTECCFLAAMASDRYVVICNPLLYTVIMSPILCVQMXVGAYITGIFGSLVQLCALLQLNFCGPNIVNHFFCDLPQLLALSCSETFFLEVMKFVIAMIFGVTSLLIIMISYGYIIVAILKINSVEGRSKTFNTCASHLTAVTLFFGSSLFVYMHPSFDNSLGYDRLASVFYTVVIPILNPLIYSSWNKEIKDALKRSRKKRMLSHSHC, encoded by the exons TTCATCCTTTTGGGATTCTTGGATTTTCCCATGCTCAAGATTGTTCTCTTTGTTACATTCATGGGGActtacctttcaacagcattttGGAACTTGGGCCTCATCATCCTGATTGGGGTGGACCCCTACCTACatacacccatgtacttctttctcaGCAACTTATCCTTCTTAGATTTATGCTATGTTACTTCCACAACCCCCAAAATGCTCTCAGACTTCTTCAGGAAATATAAATCCATCTCCTTTATGGGGTGC CCCATGCAGTACTTCTTCTTTTCTAGCTTGGGTCTCACTGAGTGCTGCTTTCTTGCAGCAATGGCTTCTGATCGGTATGTTGTCATTTGTAATCCTCTGCTTTACACAGTCATCATGTCCCCCATCCTCTGTGTGCAGA TGGTTGGAGCCTATATAACTGGTATTTTTGGTTCATTGGTCCAATTGTGTGCTTTACTTCAGCTCAATTTCTGTGGGCCAAATATTGTCAACCACTTCTTTTGTGACCTTCCTCAATTATTAGCCCTATCCTGCTCTGAAACATTTTTCTTAGAAGTTATGAAGTTTGTGATAGCAATGATTTTTGGTGTGACATCTCTCTTAATCATCATGATCTCCTATGGTTATATCATTGTTGCCATCTTAAAGATTAACTCAGTGGAAGGCAGGTCCAAGACTTTCAATACCTGTGCTTCTCATCTGACAGCAGTTACCCTCTTTTTTGGATCATCACTCTTTGTCTATATGCATCCCAGCTTTGATAATTCTTTGGGCTATGACAGGTTGGCATCAGTCTTCTACACAGTGGTGATTCCCATATTGAATCCTTTGATTTACAGTTCCTGGAATAAGGAAATCAAAGATGCCCTTAAGAGGAGTAGGAAGAAGAGAATGCTTTCCCACAGTCACTGTTAA